The following are encoded in a window of Harmonia axyridis chromosome 7, icHarAxyr1.1, whole genome shotgun sequence genomic DNA:
- the LOC123685404 gene encoding toll-interacting protein-like produces MASAVTDKVKERRNRVLVGQLPDDFLRISVSPQQQQEAADRQTAIALHQAYTAQSLGRLSITVVQAKLAKNYGMTRMDPYCRLRVGHYVYETNTDTNGGKTPKWGKVVQCMLPKGINAISVEIYDECSFTMDELIAWATIVIPQQVLAGETHEDWYPLNGKQGEGVEGMINLVLSYAVSPPFYAPERSIMVVPNVGVGTGMQPTLLGEPTPAPLRVYTAPTPQVPVIPVLSESELKQIEEMFPSIDKEVIKSVFEANRGNKEGTVNSLLQMSVD; encoded by the exons ATGGCATCAGCTGTAACCGATAAAGTGAAGGAAAGAAGAAATAGG GTCTTGGTAGGACAGCTGCCTGATGATTTTTTACGTATTTCTGTTTCTCCTCAACAACAACAAGAGGCTGCAGACAGACAAACAGCTATAGCACTCCATCAAGCTTATACGGCACAATCATTGGGTAGGTTGAGTATAACTGTAGTACAAGCTAAATTAGCTAAGAACTATGGTATGACGCGAATGGATCCTTACTGTAGATTGAGAGTGGGCCACTACgtttatgaaacaaatactgATACGAATGGAGGAAAGACACCCAAGTGGGGAAAAGTTGTGCAATG CATGCTTCCTAAAGGGATAAATGcaatatcagttgaaatatatgATGAATGCTCATTTACAATGGATGAACTGATAGCTTGGGCAACAATTGTCATTCCTCAACAGGTGTTGGCTGGAGAAACTCATGAAGATTGGTATCCTTTGAACGGAAAACAAGGAGAAGGAGTAGAGGGAATGATTAACCTTGTACTGAGCTATGCT GTGAGCCCTCCATTCTATGCACCTGAACGATCCATTATGGTTGTACCGAATGTGGGTGTTGGAACTGGAATGCAACCAACTTTATTAGGAGAACCCACCCCTGCTCCCTTAAGAGTTTATACTGCCCCAACTCCACAAGTTCCAGTAATACCAGTTTTGAGCGAGTCTGAGTTGaaacaaattgaagaaatgttTCCAAGCATCGATAAGGAAGTTATTAAGAGTGTGTTTGAAGCTAATAGAGGAAATAAGGAGGGAACCGTCAATTCACTACTGCAAATGTCTGTAGATTAA
- the LOC123685405 gene encoding toll-interacting protein-like, which yields MFKYLETPSANSIFGRVRKNEILIAKLSDDKRISLHLRQREAKDRQTAIKFHQGYTAQPLGRLSITVVQAKLAKNYRMIRMDPYCSLRVGHNIYETNADSDGGKTPKWNKVVQCMLPRGINAISVRIYGESELEVDELIAWATIVIPQQVLAGETHEDWYPLTGKQGEGVEGMIHLVLSFAVSPPSDAPSIEQPIVYVPNAGVGTGMQPTLLGGPTPAPLRVYTAPTPQVPVKPVLSESELKQKKK from the exons ATGTTCAAATACTTAGAAACACCATCAGCTAATTCCATTTTCGGGAGGGTCAGAAAAAATGAG ATCTTGATAGCAAAGCTCAGTGATGATAAACGTATTTCTCTTCATCTACGACAACGGGAGGCTAAGGATAGACAAACAGCTATAAAATTCCATCAAGGTTATACGGCACAACCATTGGGTAGGTTGAGTATAACTGTAGTACAAGCTAAATTAGCTAAAAACTATCGTATGATCCGAATGGATCCTTACTGTAGCTTGAGAGTGGGTCACAACATTTATGAAACAAATGCTGATTCAGATGGAGGAAAGACACCCAAGTGGAATAAAGTTGTGCAATG CATGCTTCCTAGAGGGATAAATGCAATATCTGTTCGAATATATGGTGAAAGCGAACTTGAAGTGGATGAACTGATAGCTTGGGCAACAATTGTCATTCCTCAACAGGTGTTGGCTGGAGAAACTCATGAAGATTGGTATCCTTTGACAGGAAAACAAGGAGAAGGAGTAGAGGGAATGATTCACCTTGTACTGAGCTTTGCT GTGAGCCCTCCATCCGATGCACCATCCATTGAACAACCCATTGTGTATGTACCGAATGCGGGTGTTGGAACTGGAATGCAACCAACTTTATTAGGAGGACCCACCCCTGCTCCCTTAAGAGTTTATACTGCCCCAACTCCACAAGTTCCAGTAAAACCAGTTTTGAGCGAGTCTGAGTTGAAACAAAAGAAGAAATAA